One Corynebacterium tuberculostearicum DNA window includes the following coding sequences:
- a CDS encoding bifunctional metallophosphatase/5'-nucleotidase — MQFRRIGQLVAATTVSAVALSGAQAVAQENKTTISVTNITDIHGHLEDKIGDPAKAGDEIGVARLQSLIKQVNEGQEFNLTSSGDNVGGSAFVSAISDDKYTLEALNEMGMKVTAVGNHEFDKGTEDLTGRIADSSDYPILGANVFKDGKPLLEASHVEEIDGVKVGYVGTVTENTKYKVSAAKIPGITFTNPAEATNKEATRLKESGEADVVVALMHEDAQGFAEDFNKDVDVAFGGDTHVATKGEIEREGALPLQWAQGHEYGKLLNDVDITFDKTAKKITDISLKQYDATAAAKVEPDAEIAAIVKKAQQEADIEGAKTAGTVERALFRGSDENADSGSNRGVESTLNNFIADGQRYAMSKQVGEDIEIGVMNAGGVRADLKGGDVTYKDIFEVQPFGNSVITAKISGEEFINALENQWQEGSRPRLAMGLSNNVQVVYDQKADKGERVQSVTINGEKIDPKKDYSIALSSFLASSDEEAGGDGYFNAGSIKDKNDVGYMDTQAMIDYIKSGESEVRTGQGQIGANIEGDVKPGEEITVNLSSLNYSTDGEPMAKKATVKLGDAEQTVDIDNAAQEGDAQFGERGRATVKLTVPENLSGTQNLEITTDAGTKATLPLEVSGEGSGEPGAKPAPKGSSLSSNGSSVGGAVFAIVAALVAGVAVVGMNPQILPAPARKMIEDLRKQFHI; from the coding sequence ATGCAGTTCCGTCGCATCGGCCAGCTTGTGGCCGCCACTACCGTTTCCGCTGTTGCTCTCTCCGGCGCGCAGGCGGTGGCACAGGAAAACAAGACCACCATCTCCGTCACCAATATCACCGATATTCACGGTCACTTGGAAGACAAGATTGGTGACCCAGCCAAGGCCGGCGATGAAATCGGCGTGGCTCGCTTGCAGTCCCTTATCAAGCAGGTAAATGAAGGACAGGAATTCAACCTGACCTCCTCGGGCGATAACGTGGGCGGCTCTGCCTTTGTCTCTGCAATTTCTGATGACAAGTACACCCTTGAAGCCCTCAACGAGATGGGTATGAAGGTGACTGCTGTAGGTAACCATGAGTTTGATAAGGGTACCGAAGACCTTACAGGGCGTATCGCTGATAGCTCTGATTACCCAATCTTGGGTGCCAACGTGTTCAAGGATGGGAAGCCTCTTCTGGAGGCTTCCCACGTCGAAGAAATTGATGGCGTAAAAGTCGGCTATGTTGGCACGGTAACGGAAAATACCAAGTATAAGGTGTCTGCTGCCAAGATCCCAGGGATCACTTTTACTAATCCAGCCGAGGCTACCAATAAGGAAGCTACTCGTTTGAAAGAATCTGGTGAGGCCGATGTTGTTGTTGCGCTCATGCACGAAGATGCCCAAGGCTTTGCAGAGGACTTTAACAAAGACGTCGACGTAGCTTTTGGCGGCGACACCCACGTTGCCACTAAGGGCGAAATTGAGCGCGAGGGCGCCTTGCCACTGCAGTGGGCACAGGGACACGAGTACGGCAAACTGCTCAACGACGTTGATATTACCTTTGATAAGACTGCTAAAAAGATTACCGACATCAGTTTGAAGCAGTACGACGCGACCGCTGCAGCAAAGGTTGAACCAGATGCTGAAATCGCAGCTATTGTAAAAAAGGCCCAGCAAGAGGCTGACATCGAGGGTGCCAAGACCGCCGGTACTGTGGAACGGGCCCTGTTCCGCGGATCTGATGAGAATGCTGATTCGGGTTCTAACCGTGGTGTCGAATCTACCCTCAATAACTTCATTGCTGACGGCCAGCGTTACGCCATGAGCAAGCAGGTAGGCGAGGACATCGAGATCGGTGTGATGAACGCTGGCGGTGTTCGTGCTGACTTGAAGGGCGGCGACGTTACCTACAAGGACATTTTTGAGGTACAGCCCTTTGGCAACTCTGTAATTACCGCCAAGATTTCCGGCGAGGAGTTCATTAATGCCTTGGAAAACCAGTGGCAGGAAGGCAGCCGACCACGCCTGGCCATGGGGCTTTCCAATAACGTCCAAGTAGTCTACGACCAGAAGGCCGACAAGGGCGAGCGCGTACAGTCTGTGACCATCAACGGCGAGAAAATCGATCCGAAGAAGGATTACTCCATTGCGCTGTCTTCCTTCCTTGCTTCCAGTGATGAAGAGGCAGGCGGCGACGGCTACTTCAACGCTGGTTCCATCAAGGACAAGAACGATGTGGGCTACATGGACACTCAGGCCATGATCGACTACATCAAGTCGGGTGAATCGGAGGTCCGCACGGGCCAGGGCCAGATTGGCGCCAACATCGAGGGGGACGTGAAGCCGGGCGAGGAAATCACGGTGAACCTGTCCAGCCTCAATTACTCCACCGACGGTGAGCCGATGGCCAAGAAGGCAACCGTCAAGTTGGGCGACGCTGAGCAGACCGTCGATATCGACAACGCTGCGCAAGAAGGCGATGCGCAATTCGGTGAGCGAGGTCGCGCAACGGTAAAGCTCACCGTTCCGGAGAACCTGAGCGGTACCCAGAACCTGGAAATCACCACCGACGCCGGCACTAAGGCAACTCTGCCTCTCGAGGTAAGCGGCGAGGGCTCCGGAGAGCCGGGAGCTAAGCCTGCGCCAAAGGGCTCTTCCTTGTCCTCCAACGGCTCTTCCGTGGGCGGCGCAGTATTCGCCATCGTTGCAGCACTGGTAGCTGGCGTTGCGGTTGTGGGCATGAACCCGCAGATTCTTCCTGCCCCAGCTCGCAAGATGATTGAGGACCTGCGCAAGCAGTTCCACATCTAA
- a CDS encoding DUF421 domain-containing protein, whose product MDTLELFLREITYQLGIEWHRIPVVVLATLGIYLSFMVLVKLFGSRVLTSMTASDAIIIIMFGAVAGRVIVGNPPTLAAGVIGLTTLMALEAAFGTIRKVVKWTRFLDRRPILLVFSGEMVEDNLTLAHITKSDIYSAARRAGISRMEDVQIMILEPTGHISVIKVGQTIDPELFKDLVGSEYIEDAKDS is encoded by the coding sequence GTGGATACTCTAGAACTCTTTCTGCGCGAGATTACCTATCAACTGGGTATTGAATGGCACCGTATCCCCGTTGTCGTGCTGGCGACTTTGGGTATCTACCTATCCTTCATGGTGCTGGTGAAGCTATTTGGCTCTCGCGTGCTTACGTCCATGACGGCCTCAGATGCCATCATCATTATTATGTTTGGCGCGGTCGCGGGCCGTGTCATCGTGGGCAATCCACCGACCCTTGCCGCCGGCGTCATCGGTCTGACCACGCTGATGGCGCTCGAAGCTGCCTTCGGTACCATTCGCAAGGTAGTGAAGTGGACGCGCTTTCTGGACCGTCGTCCCATCCTTTTAGTCTTTAGCGGTGAGATGGTTGAAGATAACCTGACTCTGGCCCACATTACAAAATCGGATATCTACTCGGCGGCTCGTAGAGCCGGCATTAGCCGCATGGAAGACGTGCAGATAATGATCCTGGAGCCTACAGGCCACATCTCCGTCATCAAGGTCGGTCAAACCATCGATCCGGAGCTTTTTAAAGACCTGGTGGGGTCCGAATACATCGAAGACGCTAAAGACTCTTAG
- a CDS encoding peptidylprolyl isomerase: protein MPNNQKRGEEALSKLERELKSRERKQKARPLGVVAASLVVILALVGGIYFLSTREGDDENVQAEESSAAETSQETPQAQPIADKRAKALPDTVTCKYEDNGQESNGAKKPNGKDISTKGTVTVSFETNQGTIEMEMDRAKAPCTTNAISELAKSGYYDDTVCHRMTSSGINVLQCGDPTGSGSGGPGFSFADEYPTDEVDEKDAQNPVVYPRGSVAMANSGPDTNGSQFFLNYDDSELAPSYTYFATITDKGMKTMDKIAKNGVEGGQPNGKPAKEVKIKKATVKA from the coding sequence GTGCCAAATAATCAAAAGCGCGGCGAAGAGGCGCTGAGCAAGCTCGAGCGCGAGCTGAAATCCCGCGAACGCAAGCAGAAGGCACGCCCGCTAGGCGTTGTTGCCGCCTCCCTCGTAGTAATTCTCGCCCTCGTCGGCGGCATCTACTTCTTGTCCACCCGCGAAGGCGACGATGAAAACGTACAGGCTGAGGAGTCTTCCGCAGCTGAGACCTCGCAAGAAACGCCACAGGCGCAGCCCATCGCTGACAAGCGCGCCAAGGCCCTGCCGGATACTGTGACCTGTAAGTATGAGGACAACGGGCAAGAGTCCAACGGCGCAAAGAAGCCCAACGGCAAGGATATTTCCACCAAGGGCACCGTCACCGTTTCCTTTGAGACCAACCAGGGCACTATTGAGATGGAAATGGACCGCGCCAAGGCGCCGTGTACCACCAACGCTATTTCTGAGCTAGCCAAGTCGGGCTACTACGACGACACCGTTTGCCACCGCATGACCTCAAGCGGGATCAACGTACTGCAGTGCGGCGACCCAACCGGTTCCGGTTCCGGCGGCCCCGGCTTCAGCTTCGCTGATGAGTACCCCACCGACGAGGTGGATGAGAAGGACGCACAGAACCCCGTTGTCTACCCGCGCGGCTCCGTCGCCATGGCCAACAGCGGCCCAGACACCAATGGTTCCCAGTTCTTCCTCAACTACGACGATTCTGAGCTGGCCCCGAGCTACACCTACTTCGCCACCATCACCGACAAGGGCATGAAGACGATGGATAAGATTGCCAAGAACGGCGTCGAAGGCGGCCAGCCAAATGGTAAGCCCGCTAAGGAAGTCAAGATTAAGAAGGCAACCGTCAAGGCTTAG
- the tpx gene encoding thiol peroxidase: protein MVEPDFTDPPTPTVGELPPVGDPLPEFELIGTDLRQITNETFAGTRLIISILPSIETPACQEQLRRFHEQVSQLDNTKLLSVSLDLPFTLKRFCAADGIDDVIAASAFRSDFGEKFGVTVRDSVLEGLLARSVVVADENHKVIHTQMVPGVVTQLDYDKVWDILR, encoded by the coding sequence ATGGTTGAACCAGATTTTACCGATCCGCCAACGCCCACCGTTGGTGAACTTCCCCCAGTGGGAGACCCGCTGCCCGAGTTTGAACTCATCGGTACCGACCTGCGTCAGATTACCAATGAGACCTTTGCGGGCACGCGCCTTATTATTTCCATCTTGCCCTCTATTGAAACCCCTGCCTGTCAGGAGCAGCTGCGCCGTTTTCATGAGCAGGTTTCTCAGCTAGATAACACTAAGCTTCTCTCCGTTTCTCTCGATTTGCCCTTTACCCTCAAGCGCTTTTGCGCGGCTGACGGCATTGATGATGTCATCGCCGCCTCCGCATTTCGCTCTGACTTTGGTGAGAAGTTCGGCGTGACTGTGCGCGATTCCGTCTTGGAAGGCTTGCTTGCCCGCTCCGTGGTGGTGGCTGATGAAAACCACAAGGTCATCCACACTCAAATGGTTCCTGGCGTGGTCACCCAGCTTGATTATGACAAGGTCTGGGATATTTTGCGTTAA
- a CDS encoding MBL fold metallo-hydrolase — protein MEIYGFTAGPFQTNTYVIAEGRRAFIVDPGMDAMEKVLEHDLDYEAIVLTHGHIDHTRDAGSLAEKLDIPVYIHPADRFMLDSGEGVSPQAQELFDAAHMTPISDLRELQDGETLELIGHTFALKHAPGHSPGCVMIVSEEFALTGDVLFAGAIGRTDLPHSDPNAMQKSLAGPVWSLPDNLDILPGHGPTTTMRKERATNPFFATLREVL, from the coding sequence ATGGAAATCTACGGTTTTACTGCCGGTCCGTTTCAGACCAATACCTACGTGATTGCGGAAGGCCGCCGCGCCTTCATAGTGGACCCGGGCATGGATGCGATGGAAAAGGTCCTCGAGCATGACTTGGACTATGAGGCTATCGTGCTCACACACGGCCATATTGACCACACTCGGGATGCCGGGTCTTTGGCAGAAAAGCTCGACATCCCTGTTTATATCCACCCTGCTGACAGGTTTATGCTCGACAGCGGCGAAGGAGTCTCGCCCCAGGCCCAAGAGCTTTTCGACGCCGCCCATATGACCCCCATCTCCGACCTCCGCGAGCTCCAAGATGGCGAAACCCTGGAGCTTATCGGTCATACCTTTGCTCTCAAACACGCGCCCGGGCATTCGCCGGGATGCGTGATGATTGTTTCCGAAGAGTTTGCTCTCACCGGTGACGTGCTCTTCGCCGGGGCCATTGGACGCACCGACTTACCTCACTCGGACCCCAATGCCATGCAGAAGTCGCTTGCTGGCCCAGTGTGGAGTCTGCCCGATAACCTCGACATTCTGCCCGGCCACGGGCCTACCACCACGATGCGTAAGGAGAGGGCGACCAATCCCTTCTTCGCAACATTGAGGGAGGTACTGTAA
- the hisS gene encoding histidine--tRNA ligase, which produces MSKKKQFQALSAPKGVPDYFPPQSAAFYKVRQTMVEQAHLSGFQHIELPIFEDTALFARGVGESTDVVSKEMYTFADRGDRSVTLRPEGTAGVMRSVIEHNLDRGQLPVKLNYFGPFFRYERPQAGRYRQLQQVGVEAIGVDDPALDAEVIALADRSFRALGLSGFRLELTSLGDRNCRPAYREKLQEFLFKLDLDEETRHRAEINPLRVLDDKRPEIQEQLADAPLMLDHLNDECREHFETVTGMLDDMGVAYEINPRMVRGLDYYTKTCFEFVHDGLGAQSGIGGGGRYDGLMAQLGGQDLSGIGYGLGVDRALLALEAEGITLEGVESRVDVFGVALGSTAKRTMTTLINDLRKAGISADMSFGDRGLKGAMKGADRAGARFALVLGEQELENGTVALKDLAAHEQHDVKVSDLVSVLAREINGEA; this is translated from the coding sequence GTGAGTAAAAAGAAGCAGTTCCAAGCCCTGTCCGCCCCCAAAGGTGTCCCAGACTATTTCCCACCGCAGTCGGCCGCATTCTATAAGGTGCGCCAGACCATGGTGGAGCAGGCACATCTCTCCGGCTTCCAGCACATTGAGCTGCCCATTTTCGAAGACACCGCGCTTTTCGCCCGTGGCGTGGGCGAGTCCACCGACGTGGTGTCTAAGGAGATGTACACCTTTGCTGATCGCGGCGACCGTTCCGTTACTTTGCGCCCAGAGGGTACCGCTGGCGTGATGCGCTCGGTCATTGAGCACAACCTGGACCGCGGCCAGCTGCCCGTGAAGCTCAACTATTTTGGTCCGTTCTTCCGCTATGAACGCCCCCAGGCTGGCCGCTACCGCCAGCTACAGCAGGTCGGTGTAGAGGCTATTGGCGTGGACGACCCTGCGCTAGACGCCGAGGTCATCGCCTTGGCGGATCGTTCCTTCCGCGCGCTGGGGCTTAGTGGCTTCCGCCTTGAGCTCACCAGCTTGGGCGATCGCAATTGCCGCCCGGCTTACCGCGAGAAGCTGCAGGAATTCCTCTTTAAGCTCGACTTGGATGAAGAGACCCGTCACCGTGCAGAGATCAACCCTTTGCGCGTGCTGGATGACAAGCGCCCGGAGATCCAGGAGCAGCTTGCCGACGCCCCCTTGATGCTCGACCACCTCAATGACGAATGCCGCGAGCACTTCGAAACTGTCACCGGCATGCTGGATGATATGGGCGTAGCCTACGAGATTAATCCGCGCATGGTCCGCGGCTTGGACTACTACACCAAGACCTGCTTCGAGTTCGTCCATGACGGACTCGGCGCGCAGTCCGGCATCGGTGGCGGTGGCCGCTACGACGGGCTGATGGCCCAGCTAGGCGGTCAAGACCTATCCGGTATCGGCTACGGTCTGGGTGTCGACCGCGCCCTGCTGGCGCTGGAGGCTGAGGGCATCACCCTCGAAGGCGTGGAGTCCCGCGTGGACGTCTTTGGCGTTGCACTGGGTAGCACCGCCAAGCGCACGATGACCACCCTGATCAATGATCTCCGCAAGGCTGGAATCTCTGCTGATATGTCCTTTGGAGACCGTGGCCTGAAGGGCGCGATGAAGGGTGCCGACCGCGCCGGTGCACGCTTCGCGCTGGTCTTGGGCGAGCAGGAGCTAGAAAATGGCACGGTTGCGCTCAAGGACCTTGCCGCCCATGAGCAGCACGACGTAAAGGTTTCTGACCTAGTGTCCGTACTTGCTCGGGAAATCAACGGCGAGGCCTAG
- a CDS encoding TetR/AcrR family transcriptional regulator: MRADALHRRTAIIAAACQLFRTHGDDVALEKVATQAGVSVATVYRNFPNRASLIRACAEYMGDAFAKFQQRLIADFENSTHSGKDYARTYATHILTMGLNTLIPAFVPQDLDSLSPELTAQRDLLERNGRRFIELGQEQGEIGPGVTHLEFIVGLLSLARPREVDIEAYQPDIQEKIIDLFLAGIKSGHRA, translated from the coding sequence ATGCGCGCAGATGCCCTTCACCGCCGCACCGCCATTATTGCCGCGGCGTGCCAGCTTTTTCGTACCCACGGCGATGATGTCGCTTTGGAAAAGGTGGCTACGCAGGCAGGGGTGAGCGTGGCCACGGTCTATCGCAATTTCCCCAACCGCGCGAGCCTCATCCGCGCGTGCGCGGAATATATGGGTGATGCCTTTGCCAAGTTTCAACAGCGCCTCATCGCAGACTTTGAGAACTCCACCCACTCTGGGAAAGACTACGCCCGGACCTACGCCACTCATATCCTGACCATGGGACTGAACACCCTCATTCCTGCGTTCGTCCCTCAGGATTTGGACTCTCTGAGCCCCGAGTTAACCGCCCAGCGCGACCTCCTCGAGCGCAACGGGCGCCGATTTATCGAGCTTGGCCAAGAGCAAGGCGAGATTGGCCCCGGCGTCACCCACCTCGAATTCATTGTGGGACTGTTGAGCCTGGCACGACCCCGCGAGGTTGATATCGAGGCCTACCAGCCGGATATTCAGGAAAAGATCATTGATCTCTTTCTAGCGGGCATAAAAAGTGGGCACCGCGCCTAA
- a CDS encoding L-serine ammonia-lyase, producing MTISVTDIFSIGIGPSSSHTVGPMRAAKQFLDSLEKHPAKVYTELRGSLSATGRGHASDRAVILGLAGWDPLSVPIDAEPHAGGFIPSEGTISGPRGTVDYEIVFDNEPLPQHPNGMIFSAWDDSGNLLAEKEEYFSVGGGFILSRAELDAEVAESNEVPAGVAAAQVDDSVPYKFTTGEELLNLCEAHDKAIWELVLANEEALHRDEGGAEYVLRHLDLVWDIMRECVTEGISTKGLLPGGLRVARRAPKMYAQLLENQDDTSCGFSAMEWVNLYALAVNEQNAAGGRVITAPTNGACGIIPAVLHYARDFRADFTRSTARRYLLTAGAIGMIIKENASISGAEVGCQGEVGSASAMAAAGMAELLGAAPAQVENAAEIALEHNLGLTCDPVGGLVQIPCIERNAIGAVKSINAARMAKMGEGTHHVTLDNAVQTMAETGRDMLSKYKETSLGGLAKTMGFSVSQVEC from the coding sequence ATGACAATTAGCGTCACGGACATCTTCTCCATCGGCATTGGCCCTTCCTCTTCGCACACCGTCGGGCCCATGCGCGCGGCTAAGCAATTCCTCGATTCCCTAGAGAAGCACCCAGCTAAGGTATATACGGAGTTGCGCGGCTCGCTTTCCGCCACCGGCCGTGGCCACGCTTCCGATCGCGCCGTCATCCTTGGACTCGCCGGCTGGGATCCGCTGAGCGTGCCTATCGACGCCGAACCTCACGCGGGCGGCTTTATCCCTAGCGAGGGAACTATTTCTGGTCCCCGAGGCACGGTGGACTATGAGATCGTCTTTGATAATGAACCGCTGCCCCAGCACCCGAATGGCATGATTTTTAGCGCCTGGGATGACAGCGGCAACCTCCTCGCAGAAAAGGAAGAGTACTTCTCTGTGGGCGGCGGCTTTATCCTCTCCCGCGCCGAGCTCGATGCGGAAGTAGCCGAAAGCAATGAGGTTCCCGCCGGCGTAGCCGCCGCCCAGGTAGATGATTCCGTTCCCTATAAGTTCACCACGGGCGAAGAATTGCTCAACCTGTGCGAGGCGCATGACAAAGCAATTTGGGAGCTCGTCCTTGCCAACGAGGAGGCCTTGCACCGCGATGAAGGCGGAGCGGAATACGTTTTGCGCCACCTTGATTTGGTCTGGGACATCATGCGTGAGTGCGTAACCGAAGGTATTTCCACCAAGGGCCTTCTTCCAGGTGGCCTGCGTGTGGCACGCCGTGCCCCGAAGATGTACGCCCAGTTGCTAGAAAATCAGGACGACACCAGCTGCGGTTTCTCCGCCATGGAGTGGGTTAACCTGTACGCCCTAGCGGTTAATGAGCAAAACGCTGCCGGTGGCCGCGTCATTACTGCTCCTACCAACGGTGCATGCGGCATCATTCCAGCAGTACTGCATTATGCGCGCGATTTCCGTGCAGACTTCACCCGTTCCACTGCCCGTCGGTACCTATTGACCGCCGGTGCCATCGGCATGATTATCAAGGAAAACGCGTCCATCTCCGGAGCCGAGGTTGGCTGCCAAGGCGAAGTGGGTTCTGCCTCCGCTATGGCCGCCGCAGGAATGGCAGAGCTGCTGGGTGCAGCCCCAGCGCAGGTGGAAAACGCCGCGGAAATCGCTTTGGAGCATAATTTGGGCCTTACCTGCGACCCAGTGGGCGGATTGGTGCAAATTCCGTGCATCGAGCGCAATGCCATTGGCGCGGTAAAGTCCATCAACGCCGCACGTATGGCCAAAATGGGCGAAGGCACTCACCACGTGACCTTGGACAATGCTGTGCAAACCATGGCTGAAACCGGCCGCGATATGCTCTCCAAATACAAGGAGACCTCCCTGGGCGGATTGGCCAAGACCATGGGCTTTAGCGTTTCGCAGGTGGAGTGCTAA
- a CDS encoding FMN reductase — MRSLLVISAGLSQPSSSRRLADMLAEATRAKISARGEGAEIDVIEVRDLAFELATAMTDQTAQTPLLARAKQQIADADGLIAVTPVFQGSYSGLFKMFFDTLEPHALDNLPTIIAATAGSSRHALILDYALRPLFNQLHANIVPTGVFQAAEDLGTPEGEHIASRIERSAIQLADQIVAPRDRVAGIAGDLTGLGGRSTVRLAKENFIPLDKLLNGYGK, encoded by the coding sequence ATGCGCTCCCTCCTCGTTATCTCAGCTGGCCTGTCGCAGCCGTCTTCCTCTCGCAGGTTGGCGGACATGCTCGCTGAAGCCACCCGCGCCAAAATCTCCGCGCGCGGTGAAGGGGCCGAAATCGACGTCATTGAGGTCCGCGACCTCGCTTTCGAACTTGCTACCGCCATGACCGATCAGACTGCGCAAACACCCCTTTTGGCCCGAGCCAAGCAGCAAATTGCCGATGCCGACGGACTCATTGCCGTCACCCCTGTATTCCAAGGCAGCTATTCGGGCTTATTCAAGATGTTCTTTGACACCTTGGAGCCTCATGCCCTAGACAACCTTCCCACCATCATCGCTGCTACGGCCGGTTCTTCGCGCCACGCCCTCATTTTGGACTACGCACTTCGCCCGCTATTTAACCAACTGCACGCAAACATCGTGCCGACGGGTGTTTTTCAGGCCGCAGAAGACTTAGGCACTCCGGAGGGAGAGCACATTGCCTCCCGTATTGAGCGCTCTGCCATCCAGCTGGCTGACCAAATAGTTGCCCCGCGGGACAGGGTGGCCGGAATTGCCGGTGACCTGACCGGGCTGGGAGGCCGCTCCACCGTCCGGCTAGCAAAGGAGAACTTCATCCCCCTGGACAAGCTCCTGAATGGGTACGGCAAATAA
- a CDS encoding LLM class flavin-dependent oxidoreductase has product MQFGIFTIGDLTTDPISGKTPTEAERIRNLTEIALKTEEVGLDVFATGEHHNPPFVPSSPTTHLAYIAAQTERLLLSTATTLITTNDPVKIAEDYAFLQHLADGRVDLMLGRGNTGPVYPWFGKDIQQGIPLAIENYHLLRRLWREPVVNWQGKFRAGLEGFTATPAPLDGIPPFVWHGSIRSPQIAEQAAYYGDGFFHNNIFWNKEHTAQLVDLYRRHFESYGHGQADQAIVGLGGQVFIGETEQEAKDFFRPYFDNAPVYGHGPSLEDFTAQTPLTVGTVEQVIEKTLSFADWAGDYQRQLFLIDHAGLPQEVVLQQIEILGTQVVPELRRRFEQRRPSHVPSDPPTHASLLSAPHPSHLQVSPGKEN; this is encoded by the coding sequence ATGCAATTCGGCATCTTCACTATCGGGGATCTAACTACTGACCCCATCTCAGGGAAGACACCCACTGAGGCTGAGCGCATCCGCAACTTGACGGAGATTGCGTTGAAAACCGAAGAGGTTGGCCTTGATGTCTTTGCTACCGGCGAGCACCACAACCCACCCTTCGTTCCGTCCTCTCCTACAACGCACTTGGCGTATATCGCCGCGCAGACGGAGCGCTTGCTGCTATCTACTGCGACCACGCTCATTACTACCAATGACCCGGTGAAGATCGCAGAGGACTATGCCTTTCTGCAGCACCTTGCTGACGGCCGCGTAGACCTCATGCTCGGCCGCGGAAATACCGGCCCAGTCTATCCCTGGTTTGGCAAAGACATCCAGCAGGGCATTCCTTTGGCTATTGAGAATTATCACCTGCTGCGCAGGCTGTGGCGTGAGCCCGTTGTTAACTGGCAAGGAAAGTTCCGCGCGGGTTTGGAAGGATTTACCGCTACTCCGGCACCACTAGATGGAATTCCGCCCTTTGTCTGGCACGGCTCCATTCGTTCGCCGCAAATCGCTGAGCAAGCGGCATACTACGGCGATGGCTTCTTCCACAACAATATCTTCTGGAATAAGGAGCACACCGCCCAGTTGGTGGACCTCTACCGCCGTCACTTTGAAAGCTATGGCCATGGTCAAGCGGACCAAGCAATCGTCGGACTTGGCGGCCAAGTCTTCATTGGTGAAACCGAACAGGAAGCTAAAGACTTCTTCCGCCCCTACTTCGACAACGCCCCAGTCTATGGCCACGGGCCAAGCCTCGAGGACTTCACGGCACAGACTCCACTGACCGTCGGCACCGTGGAACAGGTAATTGAAAAGACCCTCAGCTTCGCTGACTGGGCCGGTGACTACCAACGCCAGCTATTCCTCATCGACCACGCCGGACTACCCCAAGAGGTAGTTCTCCAACAGATAGAAATCCTGGGCACACAAGTAGTCCCCGAGCTGCGACGCCGCTTTGAGCAGCGCCGCCCGAGCCACGTGCCTTCTGACCCGCCGACGCACGCAAGCTTGCTCTCTGCGCCTCATCCTTCGCACCTTCAGGTCAGCCCAGGAAAGGAAAACTAG
- a CDS encoding CBS domain-containing protein — protein sequence MTAHRATAFLAAFNDIEQHLRSALNAENSDSFWWIVDRARDKHVLSSKQAEALKDFSNLRNAIAHGRYYKSEPLAEPHEAVVKQISALRDIVVSPPATLQVLQPQKVFTLTSATSIMEAFDVIKDKDFSQIPIYDEGRFTALLTTNTIARWVAGDLSDNHVLDAADIADIVEYQEPSDRAIFLARTVSVQETVDALSETDNQGHRPCAAVITEHGKVTERPLRLVAPADLPALFDALEWE from the coding sequence ATGACCGCGCATCGAGCTACTGCATTCCTGGCCGCATTCAACGACATAGAACAACACTTGCGCTCGGCTCTCAACGCTGAGAACTCAGATTCCTTCTGGTGGATAGTAGACAGGGCACGAGACAAGCACGTGCTTTCCAGTAAACAAGCCGAAGCGCTTAAAGATTTTTCTAACCTTCGCAATGCCATTGCCCACGGGCGCTACTACAAATCAGAGCCCCTAGCTGAACCGCACGAAGCAGTGGTCAAGCAGATCTCCGCTCTCCGAGACATTGTGGTATCCCCGCCCGCCACCCTCCAGGTTTTGCAGCCGCAAAAGGTATTTACCTTGACGTCTGCCACATCAATCATGGAAGCATTTGACGTCATAAAGGATAAGGACTTCTCTCAAATCCCCATCTACGATGAGGGCCGCTTCACCGCTTTGCTAACCACCAACACCATTGCGCGATGGGTAGCCGGGGACCTCAGCGATAATCACGTGCTCGATGCTGCGGACATCGCGGACATTGTGGAATATCAAGAACCCAGTGATCGCGCTATCTTTCTTGCCCGCACAGTAAGCGTGCAGGAAACGGTGGACGCCCTTTCAGAAACCGACAACCAAGGACATCGCCCGTGCGCAGCGGTCATCACGGAGCACGGCAAGGTCACTGAGAGGCCCCTGCGCCTCGTTGCACCGGCCGATCTACCGGCACTTTTTGATGCTCTAGAATGGGAATAA